A window of Haliscomenobacter hydrossis DSM 1100 contains these coding sequences:
- a CDS encoding radical SAM/SPASM domain-containing protein yields the protein MTQTLAATFHLTHQCNLRCTYCYTGTKVHRPMSREVALKSLHFVLDEARKAQVKYLDITFFGGEPLIEAELLFWLTDSFKRALPAEMTLSFRLSTNGTLLTEAMMQALAQRDIYVSLSVDGPPRLQDAQRPNAAGKGSSVAIEKAIPILLRANPCASVTTVLTPYSAGHAAESIDWLYQKGFRYFNLTLDYSADWTMEDMRYLEKSYHQLARWYEEKMQQNQRFYLSCFDERIRSHTQGPPGQDERCNLGQRQFSIAPDGALYPCIQFVTTETLPEFMIGHVLHGGFDENCRQHLHSCSEKPKDTCSGCALQGRCASWCSCINFASTGTVTQASPVVCYHERTLMPLVDAMANRLWRKRNQMFLHKHYNPLYPMIDYLEHLV from the coding sequence ATGACTCAAACACTTGCCGCCACTTTTCACCTGACGCACCAGTGTAATTTGCGTTGCACTTACTGCTATACTGGAACAAAAGTACATCGCCCCATGTCGAGGGAAGTTGCGCTTAAATCCTTACATTTTGTACTCGATGAAGCCCGTAAGGCGCAAGTAAAATACCTGGACATCACCTTTTTTGGTGGTGAACCCCTGATCGAAGCCGAGTTATTGTTTTGGCTTACTGATTCCTTTAAAAGAGCATTACCCGCCGAAATGACCCTGTCCTTTCGCCTGAGCACCAATGGTACTTTGTTGACGGAAGCCATGATGCAAGCTTTGGCTCAGCGCGACATCTACGTTTCCTTAAGCGTGGATGGGCCTCCTAGACTCCAGGATGCCCAACGGCCCAATGCAGCAGGTAAAGGCAGTAGTGTTGCGATTGAAAAAGCCATTCCCATTTTGTTGCGCGCCAACCCTTGTGCCAGTGTCACCACGGTACTTACACCCTATTCCGCTGGGCATGCTGCGGAGTCTATTGATTGGCTCTATCAAAAAGGGTTCAGGTATTTCAATCTGACTTTGGATTACAGCGCGGATTGGACGATGGAGGACATGCGTTATTTGGAAAAAAGTTACCATCAACTCGCCCGTTGGTACGAGGAAAAGATGCAGCAAAATCAACGCTTCTACCTCAGTTGTTTTGATGAACGCATTCGCTCGCACACCCAAGGGCCACCGGGGCAGGATGAGCGCTGCAACTTGGGCCAGCGCCAATTTTCCATTGCCCCAGATGGAGCACTTTATCCCTGTATTCAATTTGTGACCACCGAAACCTTGCCAGAGTTTATGATCGGGCATGTGTTGCATGGTGGTTTTGACGAAAACTGTCGACAACATCTACACAGTTGCTCCGAAAAACCCAAGGATACTTGTAGCGGTTGCGCTTTGCAAGGCCGTTGTGCCAGTTGGTGTTCTTGTATCAATTTTGCCAGTACAGGCACGGTTACACAGGCCAGCCCAGTGGTTTGTTACCACGAACGAACCTTGATGCCACTGGTGGATGCCATGGCGAATCGCCTTTGGCGCAAGCGCAATCAAATGTTCTTGCACAAGCACTATAATCCGCTTTATCCCATGATTGATTACCTAGAACACCTGGTATAA
- a CDS encoding bacteriorhodopsin-like — MNALVINNIQPFLLAQLQPGDYVGFTFFIGSMAMLASTVFFFVQMTRVEGKWKDSLLVSALITGIAAAHYFYMRSFWAENQTSPTEFRYIDWILTVPLMCVEFYLILKPYGAKQSLMWRMIFWSVWMLVTGYLGETVFRSQSAIWGAISTVGYAFIAYDVWFGGARKLANSSADPNLQNAMRILGWFIFVGWAIYPIGYMAIEGGLLSGVLPVKAMDLIYNIGDAVNKIGFGLVIYSLAISSNQKLQTA; from the coding sequence ATGAATGCATTAGTAATCAACAACATTCAGCCCTTCCTTCTGGCTCAACTACAGCCCGGAGATTACGTTGGCTTCACCTTTTTCATCGGTTCAATGGCCATGTTGGCTTCAACCGTTTTCTTCTTCGTCCAAATGACCCGGGTGGAAGGGAAGTGGAAAGACTCTCTGCTCGTATCCGCCCTGATCACCGGAATTGCTGCTGCGCACTATTTTTACATGCGCAGCTTTTGGGCCGAAAACCAAACATCACCAACCGAGTTTCGGTACATCGACTGGATTTTGACGGTACCCTTGATGTGTGTCGAATTTTACCTCATTCTGAAGCCCTACGGTGCCAAGCAAAGCCTCATGTGGCGCATGATTTTCTGGTCAGTATGGATGCTTGTAACTGGTTACTTAGGCGAAACGGTCTTCCGTAGCCAATCGGCGATTTGGGGAGCTATCTCTACCGTCGGTTATGCATTCATTGCCTATGACGTATGGTTTGGTGGTGCCAGAAAATTGGCAAACAGCTCTGCTGACCCAAACCTGCAAAATGCCATGCGGATTTTGGGATGGTTCATCTTTGTGGGTTGGGCTATTTATCCCATTGGTTACATGGCCATCGAAGGTGGATTGCTAAGTGGAGTATTGCCAGTCAAAGCCATGGATTTGATCTACAATATCGGAGATGCGGTCAACAAAATTGGTTTCGGGTTGGTCATTTACAGCTTGGCCATCAGCAGCAATCAAAAGCTACAAACCGCCTAA
- a CDS encoding Brp/Blh family beta-carotene 15,15'-dioxygenase, with protein sequence MTARYPVLYFWLRLSSLLLSTLMLVLPGLAQHLSLFLALMLIAGLGIPHGATDHRIFSVLLYRKGGKPMMTRFYSGYLGLMLIYALLWWLSPVFSLLIFLLTSMYHFGQSNWNYVNLGSWPRALLYVLYGAFVLFVPILAHFETAQPIVASIIQRPLPQASPLLLNGGIGLVVILNFGMIGLLWVGGKLTLQQVWAEVLNLCILLVLFVSTPLLVGFALYFSGWHALSSIQDQIVFFQSQKPGYRLKDYVREAIPYTGLAIFGLMMMIWYSNSIQLDAVWGILFIFLSLVTLPHLLLIEMLYRIGQPAEVEWGATVPE encoded by the coding sequence ATGACCGCACGTTATCCTGTCCTCTATTTTTGGTTGCGTCTGTCCAGTTTATTGCTGTCTACGCTGATGCTGGTGTTACCAGGCTTAGCCCAGCACTTGAGCCTCTTTCTGGCGCTAATGCTGATCGCAGGTTTGGGCATCCCCCATGGCGCAACTGATCATCGAATTTTCAGTGTATTGCTCTACCGGAAGGGGGGAAAACCAATGATGACGCGTTTTTACAGCGGTTATTTAGGCTTGATGCTGATCTATGCCCTCTTATGGTGGTTAAGCCCGGTCTTTAGTCTGCTGATTTTTTTACTGACGTCCATGTATCATTTTGGACAATCCAATTGGAATTATGTAAACCTGGGAAGCTGGCCTCGAGCTCTACTTTATGTGCTTTATGGTGCTTTTGTGCTTTTCGTACCGATTTTGGCTCATTTTGAAACGGCTCAACCCATTGTTGCCTCGATCATTCAGCGTCCCCTTCCCCAGGCATCACCGCTACTGCTCAACGGTGGTATCGGATTGGTTGTGATCCTTAACTTTGGGATGATCGGTTTACTTTGGGTAGGAGGGAAGTTGACGCTTCAGCAAGTTTGGGCCGAAGTTTTAAACTTATGCATCTTGCTTGTCCTTTTTGTGTCCACGCCACTTTTAGTGGGATTTGCCCTTTATTTCTCAGGTTGGCACGCGCTGAGCTCCATCCAAGATCAAATTGTTTTTTTTCAATCACAAAAGCCTGGGTATCGACTTAAAGATTATGTCCGGGAGGCCATACCTTATACTGGATTGGCCATTTTTGGACTGATGATGATGATTTGGTATTCCAACTCCATCCAATTGGATGCGGTTTGGGGGATTCTGTTCATTTTTCTGTCTTTGGTTACCCTACCTCATCTGCTCCTTATCGAAATGTTGTACCGAATTGGACAGCCTGCTGAGGTGGAATGGGGAGCAACCGTTCCTGAGTAG
- a CDS encoding lycopene cyclase family protein, whose protein sequence is MKQHFDCIIAGGGCSGLSLAYYLVDQGYTGDVLILDREQKSNNDRTWCWWSKSPTPFDSLFTHQWQYLKFADHNNLSTQSIDPYRYCLLRSADFYHFIQQRLALAANVTWLQADIENIEDAETGAIVQAGGVYYSAEWVFSSIQKASDILSPNNKLYQHFAGWWIETAEDCFDPSCASIMDFRVPQRDNTRFCYILPTSARRALVEFTVFSTELLGEKAYEAALEAYLIETLKIERWEICEKEFGVIPMHIMESKPKQKHQHVFQIGTTGGAVKPSTGYAFARIQEQTKQIAQQLIAQELPNPRLNRPKRFEFYDQLLLHILTHRGGLGSTIFSRLFQQIDFPLILKFLDEDTQLTEELGILASLPPGPFLQAVWESYLGVNKFVPLPPNPVHQ, encoded by the coding sequence ATGAAACAACACTTCGATTGCATTATCGCAGGAGGAGGTTGCTCAGGCTTGAGCCTGGCCTACTATTTAGTAGATCAAGGTTACACGGGCGACGTCCTCATATTGGATCGAGAACAAAAGTCCAATAATGACCGCACATGGTGTTGGTGGAGTAAATCGCCAACACCATTCGATTCGTTGTTTACCCATCAATGGCAGTATTTAAAGTTCGCTGACCATAATAATTTAAGCACCCAATCCATTGATCCTTACCGTTACTGTTTGCTCCGTTCTGCTGATTTTTACCATTTTATTCAGCAAAGACTGGCTCTTGCTGCAAATGTCACCTGGCTTCAAGCCGACATAGAAAACATTGAAGACGCTGAAACCGGGGCAATAGTGCAGGCTGGAGGTGTTTATTATTCAGCCGAATGGGTGTTCTCCAGTATTCAAAAAGCTTCGGACATCCTTAGTCCTAACAATAAACTTTATCAGCATTTTGCTGGATGGTGGATAGAGACAGCAGAGGATTGTTTTGACCCGAGTTGTGCCTCTATTATGGACTTTAGAGTTCCTCAGCGTGACAATACCCGTTTCTGTTATATACTGCCAACGTCTGCCCGACGAGCGCTGGTGGAGTTTACCGTTTTTTCAACCGAGCTGTTGGGTGAAAAAGCTTATGAAGCAGCGCTTGAAGCATACCTAATTGAAACCCTAAAGATCGAACGCTGGGAAATTTGTGAAAAAGAATTCGGTGTGATTCCCATGCACATTATGGAATCCAAACCTAAACAAAAGCACCAGCACGTCTTCCAAATCGGTACAACTGGCGGCGCAGTAAAACCTTCAACAGGCTACGCTTTTGCGCGCATTCAGGAACAAACCAAACAAATTGCACAACAATTGATCGCGCAAGAGTTGCCCAATCCCAGGCTCAATCGTCCCAAACGATTCGAATTTTACGATCAATTGTTGCTGCATATCCTGACCCACCGAGGCGGCTTGGGTTCCACCATTTTTAGTCGTTTATTTCAACAGATCGACTTTCCCCTGATTCTCAAATTTTTGGACGAGGACACTCAACTCACGGAGGAGCTTGGAATTTTGGCCAGTTTGCCGCCAGGGCCATTCCTCCAGGCAGTTTGGGAGTCATACCTCGGCGTCAATAAATTTGTGCCATTACCCCCAAATCCCGTTCACCAATGA
- a CDS encoding fasciclin domain-containing protein, giving the protein MKTKFFEIPLSRLMMTLLTVFALALTTACDDDDDGDDVKTITQTVIDGADFTLLEAAVVRAGLADALSTGSLTVFAPTDAAFRAAGFADVNAINNTPVATLQAVLQYHVIGSKVNAGAIQTGDNQATKMLNNVDAYITKNAGGVSINGAVVTQADVNAANGVIHVIDAVILPPSQNIVELASGNENLTFLVAAVTRAGSGVVNALTAAGPLTVFAPTNAAFQAAGFPTIASIQAADPTTLANILTYHVVAARAFSTNLTNGAELTTVQGGKAKVTISGKAVSVLGNGNAASASNVSIANLLATNGVVHVIDRVLLP; this is encoded by the coding sequence ATGAAAACCAAATTTTTTGAAATTCCCCTGAGCCGATTGATGATGACCCTGTTGACGGTATTTGCCTTGGCCCTAACCACTGCTTGTGACGATGACGATGATGGTGACGATGTCAAAACCATTACCCAAACGGTGATTGATGGTGCTGACTTTACTTTACTGGAGGCTGCAGTAGTGCGTGCTGGTTTGGCGGATGCACTGAGCACTGGTAGTCTGACGGTTTTTGCACCAACCGACGCTGCATTTCGTGCAGCTGGCTTCGCGGATGTAAATGCCATCAACAATACTCCCGTAGCTACATTGCAGGCCGTATTGCAGTACCATGTGATTGGCAGCAAAGTGAATGCAGGTGCCATTCAAACTGGCGACAATCAAGCGACCAAAATGCTCAACAATGTGGATGCCTACATCACCAAAAATGCGGGTGGTGTATCGATTAATGGCGCGGTAGTTACCCAAGCCGATGTCAACGCTGCCAACGGGGTAATCCACGTCATTGATGCAGTCATTTTGCCTCCATCACAAAACATCGTCGAGTTGGCTTCAGGAAATGAGAACCTGACTTTTTTGGTTGCTGCCGTCACTCGTGCCGGTAGTGGAGTTGTAAATGCGCTGACTGCGGCTGGACCGCTGACCGTGTTTGCGCCCACCAATGCGGCATTTCAAGCCGCTGGATTTCCAACCATTGCCTCGATTCAAGCTGCCGACCCAACCACATTGGCAAACATCCTGACCTACCACGTGGTGGCCGCGCGGGCGTTTTCCACCAATTTGACCAACGGTGCCGAACTGACAACTGTGCAAGGTGGTAAAGCAAAAGTGACCATTAGTGGCAAGGCAGTAAGTGTACTCGGAAATGGAAATGCAGCGAGTGCTTCCAATGTCAGTATCGCCAACTTGTTGGCAACAAACGGCGTAGTGCACGTGATTGATCGGGTATTGTTGCCATAA
- a CDS encoding sterol desaturase family protein, with the protein MPTPIQILLDPISLSIIAMYALLMIYEAIFPARPLPEIKFWRLKGILAFFVFFYLSTYLPLLCADFLPQKPLLDLSGIGVLGGSIAGVLLYEFGLYLWHRAMHSNDLLWRTFHQMHHSAERLDTYGAFFFSPLDMIGFTALGTLCLSIVLGLPPQSVTVFLLVTNFFSIFQHANIRTPQWLGYLIQRPESHGYHHAQNIHQYNYSDLPIFDIIFGTFHNPRTFEHENGFYPGASERVADMLMFKDISKQE; encoded by the coding sequence ATGCCAACGCCCATTCAAATTTTGCTCGATCCCATTTCCTTGAGCATCATCGCCATGTATGCCCTGCTGATGATCTACGAGGCAATTTTTCCCGCTCGCCCCCTGCCGGAAATCAAATTCTGGCGGCTGAAGGGCATCCTCGCTTTTTTCGTATTCTTCTACCTGTCGACCTATCTACCGCTGCTTTGTGCGGATTTTTTGCCCCAAAAACCACTGCTTGATCTTTCGGGTATTGGCGTCCTGGGCGGGTCCATTGCGGGTGTACTACTCTATGAGTTTGGCCTGTACCTCTGGCACCGTGCCATGCACAGCAACGATTTGTTGTGGCGCACTTTCCACCAGATGCACCACAGCGCCGAACGATTGGATACTTACGGGGCTTTCTTTTTTAGTCCTTTGGATATGATTGGATTTACGGCTCTGGGAACCTTGTGTTTGTCGATTGTGCTGGGTTTGCCGCCCCAATCGGTGACGGTATTTTTGTTGGTGACCAATTTTTTCAGCATTTTCCAGCATGCCAACATTCGAACCCCACAATGGCTGGGCTACCTGATTCAAAGGCCCGAAAGTCATGGCTACCATCACGCCCAGAACATCCACCAGTACAATTATTCAGACTTGCCCATTTTTGACATCATCTTTGGCACTTTTCACAATCCCCGGACTTTTGAGCACGAAAATGGGTTTTATCCCGGTGCTTCGGAAAGAGTAGCGGATATGTTGATGTTTAAAGACATCAGCAAGCAGGAATGA
- a CDS encoding alpha/beta fold hydrolase, whose amino-acid sequence MKISLLTLVLALPLLLCGQKSLRPDAFNKQKKSVLLRTGITMKYVEKGNPKGAPIIFLHGYTDSSRSFQQVLDSLEKTNPQFRLLAPDLRGHGASSMPNEKYCASNPEQCFSMAAFAADIVAFMDQLKIERAHLVGHSMGSVIAQELATKHSKRINGVVLIGTLVDAIVNTAITGFLRDGLLEETWRKTLEQKPGFRWPADAWKLTPTDVGEEAMQFLQSFWVVDPVASDSFVQSILPETAHTHLGTWIGVIRELAHFNSEQALLNLKKPTLILWATQDNMFPEAPDQAVVKRAFQAAAEKNGNLVYYKTYGKMALPASGMQENDLGHNLHWGAPGAVAEDIAEFLLTGKPKINLPYADPQNIKKVRTDGSSSNVIIWSKNSNVAQQ is encoded by the coding sequence GTTGCTATGTGGACAAAAAAGCCTGCGCCCCGACGCTTTCAACAAGCAAAAAAAATCCGTCCTACTCCGTACGGGTATTACCATGAAGTATGTAGAAAAAGGAAACCCCAAGGGTGCGCCAATCATTTTTTTGCACGGGTACACCGACAGCAGCCGCTCTTTTCAGCAGGTACTGGACTCGCTGGAAAAAACCAATCCTCAATTCCGTCTGCTCGCTCCCGACTTACGGGGGCACGGAGCCTCATCCATGCCAAACGAGAAATATTGTGCAAGTAACCCGGAACAGTGTTTTTCCATGGCCGCTTTTGCTGCCGACATTGTAGCATTTATGGATCAATTGAAAATTGAGCGGGCCCATCTGGTCGGGCATTCCATGGGCAGCGTCATTGCCCAGGAACTGGCAACTAAGCACAGCAAGCGCATCAATGGGGTGGTGTTGATCGGCACGCTTGTGGATGCCATCGTGAACACGGCCATCACCGGCTTTTTAAGAGATGGCCTTTTGGAAGAAACCTGGCGCAAAACACTGGAACAAAAACCGGGTTTTCGCTGGCCAGCCGACGCCTGGAAGCTGACTCCAACCGATGTGGGCGAAGAAGCGATGCAGTTCCTGCAAAGTTTTTGGGTGGTTGATCCAGTTGCCAGCGATTCATTTGTGCAGTCTATCCTGCCCGAAACCGCCCACACCCACTTGGGTACCTGGATTGGCGTCATCCGGGAGCTGGCCCATTTTAACTCAGAGCAGGCTTTGCTCAACTTAAAAAAGCCCACCCTGATTCTTTGGGCTACGCAGGACAATATGTTTCCTGAAGCACCTGATCAGGCCGTGGTTAAAAGGGCATTTCAAGCTGCGGCGGAGAAAAATGGCAACCTGGTGTACTACAAAACGTATGGGAAGATGGCTTTGCCTGCTTCGGGAATGCAAGAAAACGATCTAGGGCATAATCTGCACTGGGGTGCACCCGGGGCCGTAGCGGAGGACATTGCCGAGTTTTTACTTACCGGAAAGCCCAAAATCAATCTTCCCTATGCTGATCCACAAAACATCAAAAAAGTGCGTACAGACGGGAGCAGTTCCAATGTGATCATTTGGAGCAAAAATAGCAATGTTGCTCAGCAATAA